From the Salinimicrobium tongyeongense genome, one window contains:
- a CDS encoding glycosyltransferase family 10 domain-containing protein: MVVNNKKVEVNSMSKKVWFTDFYQGFDPSNNYLHDLLSRQYKIILDPEKPDYLIYSCYGREFLKFEDSVKIFYTGENLIPDFNLCDYAIGFSHLEFGERYLRYPNFALIPDQFKELLKPRSFTTEDVEKKEYFCNFIYSNSQADPVRDDFFHLLNSYRKVLSPGRHLNNASMDIGGRFTEDWMYSKLEFQSKCKFSIAFENSSSPGYTTEKLMHAYITNTIPIYWGNPEVIKDFNPKSLINCHEYGNLEKVMEKVKEIDENNQLAAEILNEPPFQENIIPIHLREDTLEKFLRSIFDQDPKMAFLRPRFGTTRNYENELIKKFHSEKPGRLSSLKRLLKL; this comes from the coding sequence ATGGTAGTAAATAATAAAAAGGTAGAGGTAAACTCAATGTCAAAAAAAGTTTGGTTTACTGATTTCTATCAAGGTTTTGATCCATCTAATAATTATTTGCACGATCTTTTAAGCCGCCAATACAAAATTATTCTTGATCCAGAAAAACCAGACTACCTCATTTATTCCTGCTATGGACGGGAGTTTTTAAAATTTGAAGATTCTGTTAAAATCTTCTACACGGGAGAGAATTTAATCCCGGATTTTAACCTTTGTGACTACGCAATTGGATTTAGCCACCTGGAATTTGGAGAACGTTATTTAAGGTATCCGAATTTTGCTCTAATTCCCGACCAGTTTAAAGAGCTCCTGAAGCCCAGGTCCTTTACAACAGAAGACGTTGAAAAAAAAGAATATTTCTGCAACTTTATTTATTCCAATTCACAGGCAGACCCTGTGAGAGATGATTTTTTTCATCTATTAAACAGCTACCGGAAAGTTCTCTCTCCGGGCAGGCATCTCAATAATGCTTCCATGGATATTGGGGGAAGATTTACCGAGGACTGGATGTATTCAAAACTGGAATTTCAATCTAAATGTAAATTTTCCATAGCTTTTGAGAACTCCTCTTCTCCCGGTTATACTACAGAAAAACTGATGCACGCTTATATCACTAATACAATCCCAATTTACTGGGGAAATCCTGAAGTAATCAAAGATTTTAATCCTAAATCTCTTATTAACTGCCATGAATACGGCAACCTTGAAAAAGTAATGGAAAAGGTGAAGGAAATAGATGAAAACAACCAGCTTGCCGCCGAAATATTAAACGAACCTCCGTTTCAGGAAAATATTATCCCTATCCATCTAAGGGAGGATACTCTTGAAAAATTCTTACGCTCTATTTTCGATCAAGATCCAAAAATGGCATTTTTGAGACCCCGCTTTGGAACCACCCGAAACTATGAAAATGAATTGATTAAAAAATTTCATTCGGAGAAACCGGGAAGACTATCTTCCCTAAAAAGGTTACTGAAACTTTAA
- a CDS encoding lipopolysaccharide biosynthesis protein has product MALKKVVTSGLVWTFTQQFGNQIIGFVVSLILARLLLPEEFGLIAMIAVFVAVGNGLMDSGLSLSIIRDTEAGDKDFSTVFIFNVVAGAIIYLGIFIAAPFIAQFYDQEILTNIIRVYCLTFIFSAATSVHIALFTRNMNFKVQTLTAIPAAVISGALGIVLAIQGYGVWSLVYSSLLNSIVNFVLIWKYSDWYPSLSFDKILFLKHWKYGYKLGLANLLNRIFNNLYLVVIGKYFSPALLGFYSRAESTKQLPLSNIERALNKVSFPMFVGIKDDPDRLKNVFRRLLKMVLFVVCPVLMISAAIAEPLFVFLFTEKWLPAVPYFQILCLGGLLLPLHSYNLTLLNIYGRSDLFLKLEIIKKVLIVGSILLIIPFGIYGLLWGQVVFSIVAYFVNAYYTQKFISYPLKEQLSDVFPIYLITMLSALIVGLGDSLLFFSYSDFIRLIAGGVIGLGTYFLVSVLGSFEQLSQLKELIKERLSK; this is encoded by the coding sequence ATGGCATTAAAAAAGGTCGTTACTTCGGGACTGGTATGGACTTTTACGCAGCAATTCGGAAACCAGATCATTGGGTTTGTTGTCTCACTAATCCTGGCCCGACTCTTACTTCCTGAAGAATTTGGTTTAATTGCCATGATCGCTGTTTTTGTTGCTGTAGGAAATGGTCTTATGGATAGTGGGTTGAGTCTCTCCATCATTCGTGATACCGAAGCGGGGGACAAAGATTTTTCTACTGTTTTCATTTTCAATGTGGTTGCAGGCGCTATAATTTACCTTGGAATATTTATCGCAGCTCCGTTTATCGCACAATTTTATGATCAGGAAATACTTACCAATATTATCCGGGTGTATTGTTTAACTTTTATTTTCTCTGCCGCTACTTCCGTTCATATAGCCTTATTCACTAGAAACATGAATTTTAAGGTTCAAACCCTTACTGCTATTCCTGCGGCAGTAATAAGTGGTGCTCTAGGTATTGTCCTGGCTATTCAAGGCTACGGAGTTTGGAGCCTTGTCTATAGCAGTCTGTTGAATTCCATAGTTAATTTTGTGCTTATCTGGAAATATTCAGACTGGTACCCTTCCCTAAGTTTTGATAAAATTCTTTTTTTAAAACACTGGAAATATGGTTATAAGCTTGGATTGGCCAATTTACTCAATAGAATTTTTAATAATTTATATTTAGTAGTAATAGGAAAATATTTTTCACCGGCGTTGTTGGGTTTTTATAGTCGTGCAGAAAGTACTAAACAACTACCCCTAAGTAATATTGAGAGAGCTCTCAATAAAGTTAGTTTTCCAATGTTTGTGGGAATCAAAGATGATCCGGACCGATTAAAAAATGTCTTTAGAAGGCTTTTAAAAATGGTGCTTTTCGTGGTTTGTCCAGTGCTTATGATCAGTGCTGCAATAGCAGAGCCATTATTTGTTTTCCTCTTTACCGAAAAGTGGTTGCCGGCAGTACCTTATTTTCAAATATTATGTTTGGGTGGTTTACTGTTGCCATTGCACAGCTATAACTTAACCCTGCTGAATATTTATGGAAGAAGTGATCTATTCCTGAAGCTGGAGATCATAAAAAAAGTTTTAATTGTCGGGTCAATTCTATTGATTATTCCTTTTGGGATCTATGGTCTTTTATGGGGGCAGGTGGTTTTCTCCATTGTGGCATATTTTGTCAATGCTTATTACACTCAAAAATTCATCTCCTACCCTCTTAAAGAGCAATTATCTGATGTCTTTCCTATTTATCTTATTACCATGTTGAGTGCCTTGATAGTAGGGTTGGGAGATAGTCTTTTATTCTTTTCGTATTCAGATTTTATTCGACTTATTGCAGGAGGAGTTATAGGCCTGGGAACTTATTTTCTCGTCTCTGTTCTTGGGAGCTTTGAACAATTGTCCCAATTGAAGGAATTGATTAAAGAGAGACTAAGTAAATAA